The stretch of DNA GCGGCCGCGTGCGCGCACGCCCCGCGGAGCACCCCGTCGCCCACCTGGTGCATCAGGTCGCTGACCTCCAGCACGGGCATGAAGTCGCCCGGACGCAGCTGGCCCCGGATCGGGTGGTCCCAGCGCAGCAGGGCCTCGACCGCGTGGAGGTAGCCGGTGGCGACGTCGACGATGGGCTGGAAGACGAGCGAGAACTCCCCCGAGGCCTGCGCCCGCTCGAGGTCGACGAGCAGCCGCGCCGACGACTCGATGCCGGCGTGCACGGTCGGGTCGTAGAACTCCGCCCGGCCGCGACCACGGTCCTTCGCCGCGTAGAGCGCCTGGTCGGCGTGGCGCAGGAGCAGAGGCGCCTCGGCCTGCTCGTCGGCGGCGGCGATGCCGATGCTGACGGTCACGGAGACCGTCGTGCCGTCCTGCAGCACGACGGGCTCCGACAGGCGGTCCATGATCCGCTGCGCCTCGGCGGCGAGCTCCTCACGCGTCCCCGCCGACGTGCACAGGACCACGAACTCGTCGCCGCCGAGCCGGGCGACGGTGGCGCCGTCGCCGACGAGGGCGGAGAGCCGCTCGGCGAGCTCGACGAGCACCGCGTCGCCGACCGCGTGACCACGGCCGTCGTTGACCTGCTTGAAGCGGTCGACGTCGATGAACATCACCGCGAGGGCCGGCCGCTCGGACCCGACCACCTGCGCGGCGCGCTCCAGCGAGTCCGCCCACAGGGCCCGGTTGGCCAGGCCCGTGAGGTCGTCGTGGAGGGCCGCGTGGGCGAGCGCCTGCTCGGCCTCCTTCTGCGCGGTCACGTCGATCATCTGCAGCGTGATGGCCGCCGACGACGCACCCGACCCCCCGAGCGAGAGGCTCGGGTCGAGGTCGGGGTCGACGAGCGCCAGCGCCACGTCGACCCATCCGCCGCCCCACGCGTCGTCGAGCCGCAGCTGGGTGCGCCAGCCGAGCGCGCGGCCCAGCGTCAGCTCGCAGACGCCCTGGCGGAAGGCCTCGACGTCGTCGTCGACGAACCAGGTGCGCGGATCGACCCCGAGGAGCGCGTGCCGGGGTCGGCCGGTGAGCGTCACGAGCGCCGCGTTCACGGCGTCGACGTGCACGAAGCCGTCGGGGTCGACCACCACGTGCGCCGACGCCAGCAGCGCCGCCTCCATGTGGTCCTGCAGCTGGTCGCGGTCGCGCCGGCTCTGCACGAGCGCGGCGTCGCGGGCGTCCTCGAGCGTCGCCAGCACCACGCCTACGACGGCCAGCACGAGGACGAAGGCCTGCGCCGCGACGACCCTCGCCTGGGGGTCGTCGAGCGACGCGAACTGTCCGTTGCCGGCTACCGTCGCGGCGACGACGAGCACGCCCTGCAGCGCCACCAGCACCGACGTCGCCTGCGCGCCGCAGCGCAGTGCCACGACGACGACGATCGGCACGATGGCGAAGTCGACCGGCCACGGCAGCCAGAGCAGCGCGCCCGTGACCACGAGTCCTGCAGCCACCGTCAGCGGGCACCCCGCTCCCCGCTCGCGCCGGGTGCGCCAGAGCTGGGGCAGCGCCAACAGCGCGTTCAGCACGACGAAGGAGCTGACCACGTTGCGGAAGCCGATGATGAACAGGCCCTCGAGGAACGGCTCGTCGAAGCGCCACCACGCCACCAGCGACCCCAGCAGCCCGCTGGTGGTGGCGGCCGCGGCTGCCACGCCGAGCAGCACGCCGACGTCGCCGAGCGTCGTCCACGTCGAGCGGAGCCAGGCCGGACGCCAGCGATGCAGCAGGACCGCACCCACGGCACCGTGCGACAGGTTGACCAGGCCGAAGAGCCAGGCCCCCAGCGGCTCGGTGCCGGTGAGCTGGTTGAGCACACCGCTGACCACCACCACGACGACGCACGCGACGATCCGCTCGAGCGAGCTGCGGGCCGCGAGCAGCCAGAGGATGACCACGCCGGCAGCCGGCCAGGCGAGCGCCAGCTGCGCCGGGGGCACGCGGGTCGCACGGCCGGCGAGGAACGCCAGGGCGAAGAGCACGGCGAAGCCCAGCGCCAGCGCCGCGGATCGCGTCCGCGTGCGCGGGGCGCTGCTCTCGAGGCCGAGCAGCCGCTCCATCTCAGGCAGTCCCCTCCCGACGTTCCACCTGCGGAGAAGCGTAGACCTCGGTGAGGCCACCCGGGTAGGGATCGGTCCTGGACGCCTTGCTCAGGTGGACAGGTCCACGTCGTCCCAGCTGTCGTGGACGCCGTCGCCGGCGGTCCACTCCAGGGCCCGACGTCGCTCCCAGAGGACGGACGGATCGACACGCCCGGGGTGGGGTCGGCCCGCGAGCCGTGCGTCGGTGATCCCCCACGTCAGGGCGAGGTGCAGGTCGAGCACGGGGAGCACGTCCTCGACGTCCCTGCGCCGAGGCCCGGTGCGGGAGCGCCACGCCGCCACCGGCTCGCTGGTGCGCAGGTCGGGCATGAGCGACGCGAGCTGGTCGCCGCACGGCGCGCTCGCGTCGAGCTCGGGCACGAGCCCGAGCACCCAGGCCAGCGCCCACAGGGCCTCGACCTGCGCCTCGTCCGAGTAGTCCGGCTCGACCTCGCCCGACAGGAGAGCGCGCTCGCGCGGGCTGAGCGACGCGAGCAGTCCCTGCTCCGCCAACCAGGCGCGCGCGAGCTCCGGCGGCATGCGCAGGGCCAGGTTCACGCGCACCGTCAGCACCAGCGCACGCTGCATCACCTGCTCCTCGTCCACGAGCACGAGGGGATCGGCAGCGTCGG from Aeromicrobium erythreum encodes:
- a CDS encoding putative bifunctional diguanylate cyclase/phosphodiesterase, with protein sequence MERLLGLESSAPRTRTRSAALALGFAVLFALAFLAGRATRVPPAQLALAWPAAGVVILWLLAARSSLERIVACVVVVVVSGVLNQLTGTEPLGAWLFGLVNLSHGAVGAVLLHRWRPAWLRSTWTTLGDVGVLLGVAAAAATTSGLLGSLVAWWRFDEPFLEGLFIIGFRNVVSSFVVLNALLALPQLWRTRRERGAGCPLTVAAGLVVTGALLWLPWPVDFAIVPIVVVVALRCGAQATSVLVALQGVLVVAATVAGNGQFASLDDPQARVVAAQAFVLVLAVVGVVLATLEDARDAALVQSRRDRDQLQDHMEAALLASAHVVVDPDGFVHVDAVNAALVTLTGRPRHALLGVDPRTWFVDDDVEAFRQGVCELTLGRALGWRTQLRLDDAWGGGWVDVALALVDPDLDPSLSLGGSGASSAAITLQMIDVTAQKEAEQALAHAALHDDLTGLANRALWADSLERAAQVVGSERPALAVMFIDVDRFKQVNDGRGHAVGDAVLVELAERLSALVGDGATVARLGGDEFVVLCTSAGTREELAAEAQRIMDRLSEPVVLQDGTTVSVTVSIGIAAADEQAEAPLLLRHADQALYAAKDRGRGRAEFYDPTVHAGIESSARLLVDLERAQASGEFSLVFQPIVDVATGYLHAVEALLRWDHPIRGQLRPGDFMPVLEVSDLMHQVGDGVLRGACAHAAALAAQGTPVPVHVNVSAVELGRAGLVARVLSVLDEVGLPPSMLVLEITETQLLDVTGGLVVDLFALRDHGVRIAVDDFGTGYSTLAHLVDLPVDVVKLDGSFVARMTHSRRARSVCAGVVAMAQGIGIDVVAEGVETAEQQTALESLGYRLLQGYHLGRPAPATPPTAGVGAQGRG
- a CDS encoding DUF4272 domain-containing protein; protein product: MRWSRGRDASRGHGDAAAEARRRSLAALPGLGFPQPPSHLPPVADAADPLVLVDEEQVMQRALVLTVRVNLALRMPPELARAWLAEQGLLASLSPRERALLSGEVEPDYSDEAQVEALWALAWVLGLVPELDASAPCGDQLASLMPDLRTSEPVAAWRSRTGPRRRDVEDVLPVLDLHLALTWGITDARLAGRPHPGRVDPSVLWERRRALEWTAGDGVHDSWDDVDLST